A window of Ictidomys tridecemlineatus isolate mIctTri1 chromosome 1, mIctTri1.hap1, whole genome shotgun sequence contains these coding sequences:
- the Opalin gene encoding opalin isoform X2, translated as MSFLLNFTLPANTTSSPVVTSGKEAESERPCEISEIYDNPKIAENPRRSPTDENTIGAQEAHIYVKTVVGGEEPLPDTYRPPEERERRRGLWWLIPRLSLE; from the exons ATG AGTTTTTTACTAAACTTCACACTGCCGGCTAACACA ACTTCCTCTCCGGTTGTTACAAGTGGGAAAGAAGCA GAAAGTGAGAGACCATGTGAAATTTCAGAAATCTATGACAATCCCAAGATAGCTGAg AATCCTAGGAGGTCACCCACTGATGAGAATACAATAGGAGCACAAGAAGCCCACATATACGTGAAGACTGTAGTGGGAGGCGAGGAGCCCCTGCCTGACACTTACCGTCCTcctgaagaaagagagaggaggaggggactcTGGTGGCTTATACCCAGACTGAGTCTAGAATGA
- the Opalin gene encoding opalin isoform X1, whose translation MSFLLNFTLPANTTSSPVVTSGKEADCGPSLGLAAGIPSLVAAALLVALLLTLIHQRRRGSSHESAEESERPCEISEIYDNPKIAENPRRSPTDENTIGAQEAHIYVKTVVGGEEPLPDTYRPPEERERRRGLWWLIPRLSLE comes from the exons ATG AGTTTTTTACTAAACTTCACACTGCCGGCTAACACA ACTTCCTCTCCGGTTGTTACAAGTGGGAAAGAAGCA GACTGTGGGCCTTCTCTTGGGTTAGCGGCCGGCATCCCGTCCCTGGTGGCTGCAGCCCTGCTGGTGGCCTTACTACTTACTTTGATTCACCAGAGAAGACGAGGAAGCAGCCATGAGTCCGCTGAG GAAAGTGAGAGACCATGTGAAATTTCAGAAATCTATGACAATCCCAAGATAGCTGAg AATCCTAGGAGGTCACCCACTGATGAGAATACAATAGGAGCACAAGAAGCCCACATATACGTGAAGACTGTAGTGGGAGGCGAGGAGCCCCTGCCTGACACTTACCGTCCTcctgaagaaagagagaggaggaggggactcTGGTGGCTTATACCCAGACTGAGTCTAGAATGA